A part of Homoserinibacter sp. YIM 151385 genomic DNA contains:
- a CDS encoding FUSC family protein: MSTDPAARLRRLERGVRRRLDARAALRRVWTSGPAIVQIVAAVAAAYSVAHWGLGHAAPIMAVTVSITSLGLSRDARPRRVAMTVLGIVLGIALADGLTLLIGKGLWQLVVVLLVVFVVGRAVFPNPAFAVAAAVPSALVVLVPDPEGGPFTRSLDGLVGGVMALLITAAIPRDPRRAARRDGRALFSVLHESAATVADALGTADAAAAELALARLRRTQPLVDAWTVSLDSAVQVSRIAPLLRRHLPELLAQERVLGSADLTARHLRLLARRVEFLVRDGRPRPELGRLAGEIATAVRLLGDEVDDRELAGAARSLLEDVARRLDPVRLVPGAPVVDSAIVLLLRPLVIDLLVGTGARADDARALLPDS; encoded by the coding sequence GTGAGCACCGACCCGGCGGCTCGGCTCCGGCGCCTCGAGCGCGGGGTCCGCCGCCGACTGGATGCGCGCGCCGCCCTCCGCCGGGTCTGGACCTCCGGGCCGGCGATCGTGCAGATCGTCGCGGCCGTCGCCGCCGCCTACTCGGTCGCGCACTGGGGGCTCGGCCACGCGGCGCCCATCATGGCGGTGACGGTGTCGATCACCTCGCTCGGCCTCTCGCGGGATGCGCGGCCGCGGCGGGTCGCGATGACGGTGCTCGGGATCGTCCTCGGCATCGCGCTCGCCGACGGGCTCACGCTCCTCATCGGCAAGGGGCTCTGGCAGCTCGTCGTCGTGCTGCTGGTCGTGTTCGTCGTCGGCCGCGCGGTGTTCCCGAACCCCGCCTTCGCGGTCGCGGCCGCGGTGCCATCGGCGCTCGTCGTGCTCGTCCCCGACCCCGAGGGCGGGCCGTTCACGCGGAGTCTCGACGGGCTCGTCGGCGGCGTCATGGCGCTCCTCATCACGGCCGCGATCCCGCGGGATCCGCGCCGGGCGGCCCGCCGGGACGGTCGCGCGCTGTTCTCGGTGCTGCACGAGTCGGCGGCGACGGTCGCCGACGCGCTCGGCACGGCGGATGCGGCGGCGGCCGAGCTCGCGCTGGCCCGGCTCCGGCGCACCCAGCCCCTCGTCGACGCCTGGACGGTGTCGCTCGACAGCGCCGTGCAGGTGTCGCGGATCGCGCCGCTGCTGCGGCGGCATCTGCCCGAGCTGCTCGCGCAGGAGCGGGTGCTCGGCTCGGCGGACCTCACGGCGCGGCACCTTCGCCTGCTCGCGCGGCGCGTGGAGTTCCTCGTGCGGGACGGGCGGCCCCGCCCGGAGCTCGGGCGGCTCGCGGGCGAGATCGCGACGGCGGTGCGGCTGCTCGGCGACGAGGTCGACGACCGCGAGCTCGCGGGGGCGGCGCGCAGCCTCCTCGAGGATGTCGCCCGGCGCCTCGACCCCGTCCGGCTCGTGCCGGGGGCGCCCGTCGTCGACTCGGCGATCGTGCTGCTGCTCCGGCCGCTCGTCATCGACCTGCTCGTCGGCACGGGCGCCCGCGCGGACGACGCCCGGGCCCTCCTGCCGGACTCCTGA
- the ygfZ gene encoding CAF17-like 4Fe-4S cluster assembly/insertion protein YgfZ, producing MTEQLSPFAALPGAVGSPPQHYGDLFGEQRRLAAGEAVVDLSDRAVVSVTGPDRLTWLDSLTSQRLTGLAPGDSAETLLLDPSGRIEVAARAIDDGETLWLLVDGGAGERLAAFLTRMRFTLRVEVADRTAELATLGALGEPAALLAAAASPAGVPLVWRDAWSGVQPGGHQYALVAEHPGAGWNAIEVLVPRAELPALAASGIPLAGSLALEALRIAAWRPRLEAEVDSATIPHELDWLRTAVHLTKGCYRGQETVAKVHNLGHPPRRLVLLHLDGSDSIPVRPGDEVLAGEKSVGRVTSAAQHHELGPIALAVVKRSAPVGEPLLVRGEEGEVAAAQEVVVPPEAGAEAGVPRLPRLGAVRRPRS from the coding sequence TTGACTGAGCAGCTCTCGCCCTTCGCCGCGCTCCCCGGCGCGGTCGGCTCGCCGCCGCAGCACTACGGCGACCTGTTCGGCGAGCAGCGCCGGCTCGCCGCGGGGGAGGCGGTCGTCGACCTCTCCGACCGCGCCGTCGTGAGCGTGACCGGCCCCGACCGCCTCACCTGGCTCGACTCCCTCACCTCGCAGCGGCTCACGGGCCTGGCGCCCGGCGACTCGGCCGAGACGCTGCTCCTCGACCCGAGCGGCCGCATCGAGGTCGCGGCGCGCGCGATCGACGACGGCGAGACGCTCTGGCTCCTCGTCGACGGCGGCGCGGGCGAGCGGCTCGCGGCCTTCCTGACCCGGATGCGGTTCACGCTCCGCGTCGAGGTCGCCGACCGCACGGCGGAGCTCGCGACGCTGGGCGCGCTCGGCGAGCCCGCCGCGCTCCTCGCCGCCGCGGCATCCCCCGCGGGCGTCCCACTCGTGTGGCGGGACGCCTGGTCGGGCGTGCAGCCGGGCGGCCACCAGTACGCGCTCGTCGCCGAGCACCCGGGCGCCGGCTGGAACGCGATCGAGGTCCTCGTGCCGCGGGCCGAGCTCCCGGCGCTCGCCGCATCCGGCATCCCCCTCGCGGGCTCGCTCGCGCTCGAGGCGCTCCGCATCGCGGCCTGGCGCCCGCGCCTGGAGGCGGAGGTCGACTCGGCGACGATCCCGCACGAGCTCGACTGGCTCCGCACCGCCGTGCACCTGACGAAGGGCTGCTACCGCGGGCAGGAGACGGTCGCGAAGGTCCACAACCTCGGGCACCCGCCCCGCCGACTCGTGCTCCTGCACCTCGACGGGTCCGACAGCATCCCGGTGCGCCCGGGCGACGAGGTGCTCGCGGGCGAGAAGAGCGTCGGGCGCGTGACCTCGGCCGCCCAGCACCATGAGCTCGGGCCGATCGCGCTCGCGGTCGTGAAGCGCTCCGCCCCGGTCGGTGAGCCGCTCCTCGTCCGCGGCGAGGAGGGGGAGGTCGCGGCCGCCCAGGAGGTCGTGGTGCCGCCCGAGGCGGGCGCGGAGGCCGGCGTGCCGCGGCTCCCGAGACTCGGCGCGGTCCGCAGACCCCGGTCGTGA
- a CDS encoding FABP family protein: MFDLDADLPAELVPLAWLIGVWEGTGVVEYATPDGRVEHEFGQRVAFTRTGARHLEYASSSWLLGPEGERGEELASELGFWRISRDLGAGDPGPAMLGRQGEPVYTTADSVETLRNAAGGFDLEVSLVHPGGVSELYLGQVKSARIDLATDAVLRSAGAKDYSAATRLYGLVEQHLLWAWDIAALGQELRSHASGRLAKVD, translated from the coding sequence GTGTTCGATCTCGACGCGGATCTCCCCGCGGAGCTCGTGCCGCTCGCCTGGCTGATCGGCGTCTGGGAGGGCACCGGCGTCGTCGAGTACGCGACGCCGGACGGCCGGGTGGAGCACGAGTTCGGCCAGCGGGTCGCCTTCACGCGCACCGGCGCCCGCCACCTCGAGTACGCGAGCTCGAGCTGGCTGCTCGGCCCCGAGGGCGAGCGCGGCGAGGAGCTCGCCTCCGAGCTCGGCTTCTGGCGGATCTCGCGCGATCTCGGCGCGGGCGACCCGGGCCCCGCGATGCTCGGCCGTCAGGGCGAGCCGGTCTACACCACCGCCGACTCCGTCGAGACGCTCCGCAACGCGGCCGGCGGCTTCGACCTCGAGGTCTCCCTCGTGCATCCGGGCGGCGTCAGCGAGCTCTACCTCGGGCAGGTCAAGAGCGCCCGCATCGATCTCGCGACGGATGCGGTGCTCCGCAGCGCCGGCGCGAAGGACTACTCCGCCGCGACCCGGCTCTACGGCCTCGTCGAGCAGCACCTGCTCTGGGCGTGGGACATCGCGGCCCTCGGGCAGGAGCTCCGCTCGCACGCCTCGGGAAGGCTCGCGAAGGTTGACTGA
- a CDS encoding response regulator transcription factor, with the protein MAQLLILTSSVDSDVLPSLGLLSHRARTIPAQPAALVSAPSCDLILVDARTDLAAAKSLCKILTTTGIDVPLVLVLTEGGLTAVSADWHADDVILENAGPAEVDARIRLVIGRMAQDKSASKIHASGVVIDEASYSAKVHGKPLDLTFKEFELLRFLAGHPSRVFTREQLLSEVWGYDYFGGTRTVDVHVRRLRAKLGDLESLIGTVRNVGYRFNVHEEDAERVGG; encoded by the coding sequence GTGGCGCAGCTGCTGATCCTGACCTCATCGGTCGACAGCGATGTCCTGCCCTCACTGGGGCTGCTGAGCCACCGCGCCCGGACCATCCCGGCGCAGCCGGCGGCGCTCGTCAGCGCCCCGAGCTGCGACCTCATCCTCGTCGACGCCCGCACCGACCTCGCGGCCGCGAAGTCGCTCTGCAAGATCCTCACGACGACCGGCATCGACGTGCCCCTCGTGCTCGTGCTCACGGAGGGCGGGCTCACGGCCGTCTCCGCCGACTGGCACGCCGACGACGTCATCCTCGAGAACGCGGGGCCGGCCGAGGTGGATGCGCGCATCCGCCTCGTGATCGGGCGCATGGCCCAGGACAAGTCGGCCTCGAAGATCCACGCCTCGGGCGTCGTGATCGACGAGGCGAGCTACTCGGCGAAGGTGCACGGCAAGCCGCTGGATCTCACCTTCAAGGAGTTCGAGCTGCTGCGCTTCCTCGCCGGCCACCCCTCGCGCGTGTTCACGCGCGAGCAGCTGCTCAGCGAGGTGTGGGGGTACGACTACTTCGGCGGCACCCGCACGGTCGACGTGCACGTCCGGCGCCTCCGCGCGAAGCTCGGCGACCTCGAGTCGCTCATCGGCACGGTCCGCAACGTCGGCTACCGCTTCAACGTGCACGAGGAGGACGCCGAGCGCGTCGGCGGCTGA
- a CDS encoding RNA degradosome polyphosphate kinase, which translates to MVENDSPLGDATVAADLLDDDEAEPAIVDDGTLPADRFLDRELSWLAFNQRVLELAEDDTIPLLERSNFLAIFASNLDEFFMVRVAGLKRRIETGLAVPTNIGTPPTRVLAEIGARAHELQERHARAFHELVKPALDEAGIHIESWSDLDENDRASLDDIFSTQIFPVLMPLAVDPAHPFPYISGLSLNLSIRVRNPKTQRVEFARLKVPQNLPRFVQLPDDGSGRQRFIPLEDLISNHLGALFPGMEILEHHEFRVTRNEDVQIEEDETESIIQALEKELRQRRFGPPIRLEITDDMDPVTLSLLMQELDVTEEEVFRLPAPLDLGGLFELSRVDRPQLKYPKQVPVTSAALLPSDPTEKPDIFGSISRGDVLVHHPYESFATSVQAFLEQAAADPSVLAIKQTLYRTSGDSPIVEALIDAAEAGKAVLALVEIKARFDEQANISWARKLEKAGVHVVYGMVGLKTHCKLALVVRQERGGLKHYSHIGTGNYNPKTSRIYEDLGLFTADDVVGKDLTRLFNELSGYAIEKKFKRLLVAPLHLRKGLVKHIEQEAKHARAGHPASIRIKVNSMVDEAVIDALYRASQAGVQVDIVVRGICALRPGVEGLSENIRVRSILGRYLEHSRIFAFENDGDPQIYIGSADMMHRNLDRRVEALVRLASPDHLTQVNEILDSAMSEESSSWRLGEDGTWARHDRASDGTPLADVQSRTMQRVAARKRGGPRR; encoded by the coding sequence ATGGTCGAGAACGACAGCCCCCTCGGCGACGCGACCGTCGCCGCCGACCTCCTCGACGACGACGAGGCGGAGCCCGCGATCGTCGACGACGGCACCCTCCCGGCCGATCGCTTCCTCGATCGCGAGCTGAGCTGGCTCGCCTTCAACCAGCGGGTCCTCGAGCTCGCGGAGGACGACACGATCCCGCTCCTCGAGCGCTCGAACTTCCTCGCGATCTTCGCCTCCAACCTCGACGAGTTCTTCATGGTCCGCGTCGCGGGCCTCAAGCGCCGCATCGAGACGGGGCTCGCGGTCCCGACGAACATCGGCACCCCGCCCACCCGGGTGCTCGCCGAGATCGGCGCCCGCGCCCACGAGCTCCAGGAGCGGCACGCGCGCGCCTTCCACGAGCTCGTGAAGCCCGCCCTCGACGAGGCCGGGATCCACATCGAATCGTGGAGCGACCTCGACGAGAACGACCGCGCCTCCCTCGACGACATCTTCTCGACGCAGATCTTCCCCGTGCTCATGCCGCTCGCGGTCGACCCGGCGCATCCGTTCCCGTACATCTCGGGGCTGTCGCTCAACCTCTCGATCCGGGTGCGCAACCCGAAGACGCAGCGCGTCGAGTTCGCGCGCCTCAAGGTGCCGCAGAACCTGCCGCGCTTCGTGCAGCTCCCCGACGACGGCTCGGGCCGCCAGCGCTTCATCCCGCTCGAGGACCTCATCTCGAACCATCTCGGCGCGCTCTTCCCCGGCATGGAGATCCTCGAGCACCACGAGTTCCGCGTCACCCGCAACGAGGACGTGCAGATCGAGGAGGACGAGACCGAGTCGATCATCCAGGCGCTCGAGAAGGAGCTCCGGCAGCGCCGCTTCGGCCCGCCGATCCGACTCGAGATCACGGACGACATGGACCCGGTGACGCTGAGCCTGCTCATGCAGGAGCTCGACGTCACGGAGGAGGAGGTCTTCCGCCTCCCCGCGCCGCTCGACCTCGGCGGCCTGTTCGAGCTCTCGCGCGTCGACCGCCCGCAGCTCAAGTACCCGAAGCAGGTGCCCGTCACGAGCGCCGCGCTGCTCCCGAGCGACCCCACCGAGAAGCCCGACATCTTCGGCTCCATCTCGCGGGGCGACGTGCTCGTGCACCACCCCTACGAGTCCTTCGCCACGAGCGTGCAGGCCTTCCTCGAGCAGGCGGCCGCCGACCCGAGCGTGCTCGCGATCAAGCAGACCCTCTACCGCACCTCGGGCGACAGCCCGATCGTCGAGGCGCTCATCGACGCGGCGGAGGCCGGCAAGGCCGTGCTCGCGCTCGTCGAGATCAAGGCGCGCTTCGACGAGCAGGCGAACATCTCCTGGGCGCGCAAGCTCGAGAAGGCCGGCGTCCACGTCGTCTACGGCATGGTCGGGCTCAAGACCCACTGCAAGCTCGCCCTCGTGGTGCGGCAGGAGCGCGGCGGCCTCAAGCACTACAGCCACATCGGCACCGGCAACTACAACCCCAAGACGAGCCGCATCTACGAGGATCTCGGCCTCTTCACGGCGGACGACGTCGTGGGCAAGGACCTCACCCGGCTCTTCAACGAGCTCTCCGGGTACGCGATCGAGAAGAAGTTCAAGCGGCTCCTCGTCGCGCCGCTGCACCTGCGGAAGGGGCTCGTCAAGCACATCGAGCAGGAGGCGAAGCACGCGCGCGCGGGCCACCCGGCCTCCATCCGCATCAAGGTCAACTCGATGGTCGACGAGGCCGTCATCGACGCCCTCTACCGGGCGAGCCAGGCGGGCGTGCAGGTGGACATCGTGGTGCGCGGCATCTGCGCCCTCCGGCCCGGCGTCGAGGGGCTGAGCGAGAACATCCGGGTGCGGAGCATCCTGGGCCGCTACCTCGAGCACTCGCGCATCTTCGCCTTCGAGAACGACGGCGATCCGCAGATCTACATCGGCAGCGCCGACATGATGCACCGCAACCTCGACCGCCGCGTCGAGGCGCTCGTGCGCCTCGCGAGCCCGGACCACCTGACGCAGGTGAACGAGATCCTCGACTCCGCCATGTCGGAGGAGAGCTCCTCGTGGCGGCTCGGCGAGGACGGCACCTGGGCCCGCCACGACCGCGCCTCGGACGGCACGCCGCTCGCCGACGTGCAGAGCCGCACCATGCAGCGCGTCGCCGCCCGCAAGCGCGGGGGTCCGCGCCGGTGA